In the genome of Streptomyces globosus, one region contains:
- the sufC gene encoding Fe-S cluster assembly ATPase SufC, with amino-acid sequence MATLEIHDLHVSVEAENGAREILKGVDLTVKQGETHAIMGPNGSGKSTLAYSLAGHPKYTITGGTVTLDGEDVLEMSVDERARAGVFLAMQYPVEVPGVSVSNFLRTSATAVRGEAPKLRTWVKEVKEAMARLQMDPAFAERNVNEGFSGGEKKRHEILQLELLKPKIAILDETDSGLDVDALRIVSEGVNRVRESGEVGTLLITHYTRILRYIKPDFVHVFANGRIAESGGAELADQLEAEGYDKYVKGGATA; translated from the coding sequence ATGGCAACGCTTGAAATCCACGACCTGCACGTCTCCGTCGAGGCGGAGAACGGCGCCCGCGAGATCCTCAAGGGTGTCGACCTCACCGTCAAGCAGGGTGAGACGCACGCCATCATGGGCCCCAACGGCTCGGGCAAGTCCACCCTGGCGTACTCCCTCGCCGGCCACCCGAAGTACACCATCACCGGTGGCACGGTGACCCTCGACGGCGAGGACGTCCTGGAGATGTCCGTCGACGAGCGCGCCCGCGCCGGCGTCTTCCTCGCCATGCAGTACCCGGTCGAGGTCCCCGGCGTCTCGGTCTCCAACTTCCTGCGCACCTCCGCCACCGCCGTCCGCGGCGAGGCGCCCAAGCTGCGCACCTGGGTGAAGGAGGTCAAGGAGGCCATGGCCCGTCTGCAGATGGACCCCGCCTTCGCCGAGCGCAACGTGAACGAGGGCTTCTCCGGCGGTGAGAAGAAGCGCCACGAGATCCTCCAGCTGGAGCTCCTGAAGCCGAAGATCGCGATCCTCGACGAGACGGACTCCGGCCTGGACGTCGACGCCCTGCGCATCGTCTCCGAGGGCGTCAACCGCGTCCGCGAGTCCGGCGAGGTCGGCACCCTGCTGATCACCCACTACACGCGTATCCTGCGCTACATCAAGCCCGACTTCGTGCACGTCTTCGCCAACGGGCGCATCGCCGAGTCCGGCGGCGCCGAGCTGGCCGACCAGCTCGAGGCCGAGGGCTACGACAAGTACGTGAAGGGTGGCGCAACGGCGTGA
- a CDS encoding bifunctional 3-phenylpropionate/cinnamic acid dioxygenase ferredoxin subunit, with translation MTYVKACALSELEENTPKRVELDGTPVSIVATEGSVYAINDICSHANVSLSEGEVEDCMIECWLHGSAFDLRTGKPSGLPATRPVPVYPVKIEGDDVLVSLTQES, from the coding sequence ATGACGTACGTCAAGGCCTGTGCGCTCAGCGAGCTGGAGGAGAACACCCCCAAGCGGGTGGAGCTCGACGGCACGCCGGTGTCCATCGTCGCCACCGAGGGATCGGTGTACGCGATCAACGACATCTGCTCGCACGCGAACGTCTCCCTCTCGGAGGGCGAGGTCGAGGACTGCATGATCGAGTGCTGGCTGCACGGGTCGGCGTTCGACCTGCGCACCGGCAAGCCGTCCGGGCTGCCCGCGACGCGCCCCGTTCCCGTATACCCCGTAAAGATCGAAGGGGACGACGTGCTCGTCTCCCTCACCCAGGAGTCCTGA
- the sufD gene encoding Fe-S cluster assembly protein SufD gives MAEAQNIPVGSTTAGSIAVAAESTVATRMSAPPSFDVADFPIPHGREEEWRFTPLGRLRGLHDGTAAADGAIKAQIDAPEGVTVETVERGDERIGKAGTPVDRVAAQAFSSFAKATVVTVPKETVLTEPIRVALHGEGGTTFGHTVFDIKPFAEAIIVIDHTGDGVRAANVDILVGDGAKVTFVSVQDWDDTAVHTSQHNALLGRDATFKSVVVTFGGDLVRIHPRVRYAGPGGEAELLGVYFTDAGQHQEHRLLVTHDAPHCKSHVVYKGALQGQDAHAVWIGDVLIEKSAEGTDTYEMNRNLVLTDGARVDSVPNLEIETGEIVGAGHASATGRFDDEQLFYLQARGIPADEARRLVVRGFFAELVQQIGVDDIEERLIAKIEAELEASV, from the coding sequence ATGGCTGAGGCTCAGAACATCCCGGTGGGCTCCACCACCGCCGGCTCGATCGCGGTGGCCGCGGAGTCCACCGTCGCCACCAGGATGAGCGCGCCGCCGTCCTTCGACGTGGCGGACTTCCCCATCCCGCACGGCCGGGAGGAGGAGTGGCGCTTCACCCCGCTGGGCCGGCTGCGCGGCCTGCACGACGGCACCGCCGCCGCGGACGGCGCCATCAAGGCGCAGATCGACGCGCCGGAGGGCGTCACCGTCGAGACGGTCGAGCGCGGCGACGAGCGCATCGGCAAGGCCGGCACCCCGGTGGACCGGGTCGCCGCCCAGGCCTTCTCCTCCTTCGCCAAGGCCACGGTCGTCACCGTGCCCAAGGAGACCGTGCTCACCGAGCCGATCCGCGTCGCCCTGCACGGCGAGGGCGGCACGACCTTCGGCCACACCGTCTTCGACATCAAGCCGTTCGCCGAGGCGATCATCGTCATCGACCACACCGGTGACGGCGTCCGCGCCGCCAACGTCGACATCCTCGTCGGCGACGGCGCCAAGGTGACGTTCGTGTCCGTCCAGGACTGGGACGACACCGCCGTCCACACCTCGCAGCACAACGCGCTGCTCGGCCGCGACGCGACCTTCAAGTCCGTCGTCGTGACCTTCGGCGGCGACCTCGTCCGCATCCACCCGCGCGTGCGCTACGCCGGCCCCGGCGGCGAGGCCGAGCTGCTCGGCGTCTACTTCACCGACGCCGGCCAGCACCAGGAGCACCGCCTCCTCGTCACGCACGACGCCCCGCACTGCAAGTCCCACGTGGTCTACAAGGGCGCCCTGCAGGGCCAGGACGCCCACGCGGTCTGGATCGGCGACGTCCTCATCGAGAAGAGCGCCGAGGGCACCGACACCTACGAGATGAACCGCAACCTCGTCCTCACGGACGGCGCGCGGGTCGACTCCGTCCCCAACCTGGAGATCGAGACCGGCGAGATCGTCGGCGCCGGCCACGCCTCCGCGACCGGCCGCTTCGACGACGAGCAGCTCTTCTACCTCCAGGCCCGCGGCATCCCGGCCGACGAGGCCCGCCGCCTCGTGGTCCGCGGCTTCTTCGCGGAACTCGTCCAGCAGATCGGTGTCGACGACATCGAGGAGCGCCTGATCGCCAAGATCGAGGCAGAGCTCGAGGCGTCCGTCTGA
- the sufB gene encoding Fe-S cluster assembly protein SufB, with protein MTTETAHPELEGLGNYEYGWADSDAAGQAAKRGLSEDVVRDISAKKNEPEWMLKLRLKGLKLFDKKPMPTWGSDLSGIDFDNIKYFVRSTEKQAESWEDLPEDIKNTYDKLGIPEAEKQRLVAGVAAQYESEVVYHQIREDLEAQGVIFLDTDTALKEHPELFQEYFGTVIPVGDNKFASLNTAVWSGGSFIYVPKGVHVDIPLQAYFRINTENMGQFERTLIIVDEDAYVHYVEGCTAPIYSSDSLHSAVVEIIVKKGGRCRYTTIQNWSNNVYNLVTKRAVAYEGATMEWIDGNIGSKVTMKYPAVYLMGEHAKGETLSIAFAGEGQHQDAGSKMVHMAPNTSSNIVSKSVARGGGRTSYRGLVEIGEGAAGSKSNVLCDALLVDTVSRSDTYPYVDVREDDVTMGHEATVSKVSDDQLFYLMQRGMTEFEAMAMIVRGFVEPIAKELPMEYALELNRLIELQMEGSVG; from the coding sequence ATGACCACGGAGACTGCTCACCCTGAGCTCGAGGGTCTGGGCAACTACGAGTACGGCTGGGCCGACTCCGACGCGGCCGGCCAGGCGGCGAAGCGCGGCCTGTCCGAAGACGTCGTCCGGGACATCTCGGCGAAGAAGAACGAGCCCGAGTGGATGCTGAAGCTCCGCCTCAAGGGCCTCAAGCTCTTCGACAAGAAGCCCATGCCGACCTGGGGCTCCGACCTGTCGGGCATCGACTTCGACAACATCAAGTACTTCGTGCGGTCCACCGAGAAGCAGGCCGAGTCCTGGGAGGACCTGCCGGAGGACATCAAGAACACGTACGACAAGCTCGGCATCCCGGAGGCGGAGAAGCAGCGCCTCGTCGCCGGTGTCGCCGCCCAGTACGAGTCCGAGGTCGTCTACCACCAGATCCGCGAGGACCTGGAGGCCCAGGGCGTCATCTTCCTCGACACCGACACCGCCCTGAAGGAGCACCCGGAGCTCTTCCAGGAGTACTTCGGCACCGTCATCCCGGTCGGCGACAACAAGTTCGCGTCGCTGAACACCGCGGTCTGGTCCGGCGGCTCCTTCATCTACGTGCCCAAGGGCGTCCACGTGGACATCCCGCTCCAGGCCTACTTCCGTATCAACACGGAGAACATGGGCCAGTTCGAGCGGACGCTGATCATCGTGGACGAGGACGCCTACGTCCACTACGTCGAGGGCTGCACCGCCCCCATCTACTCCTCCGACTCGCTGCACAGCGCCGTCGTCGAGATCATCGTGAAGAAGGGCGGCCGCTGCCGCTACACCACGATCCAGAACTGGTCGAACAACGTCTACAACCTGGTCACCAAGCGCGCCGTGGCCTACGAGGGCGCGACCATGGAGTGGATCGACGGCAACATCGGCTCCAAGGTCACGATGAAGTACCCGGCCGTCTACCTCATGGGCGAGCACGCCAAGGGCGAGACCCTGTCCATCGCCTTCGCGGGCGAGGGCCAGCACCAGGACGCCGGCTCCAAGATGGTCCACATGGCGCCGAACACCTCCTCGAACATCGTCTCCAAGTCGGTGGCGCGCGGCGGCGGCCGCACCTCCTACCGCGGCCTGGTCGAGATCGGCGAGGGCGCCGCCGGCTCCAAGAGCAACGTCCTCTGCGACGCCCTGCTGGTCGACACGGTCTCCCGCTCGGACACGTACCCGTACGTGGACGTCCGCGAGGACGACGTGACCATGGGCCACGAGGCGACCGTCTCCAAGGTCTCCGACGACCAGCTCTTCTACCTGATGCAGCGCGGCATGACCGAGTTCGAGGCCATGGCCATGATCGTGCGCGGCTTCGTCGAGCCCATCGCCAAGGAGCTGCCGATGGAGTACGCGCTGGAGCTGAACCGGCTGATCGAGCTCCAGATGGAGGGCTCGGTCGGCTGA
- a CDS encoding helix-turn-helix transcriptional regulator, with amino-acid sequence MKYSERLTEAPQGELATGERSTRNRVARSILDHGPSTVADLAARLGLTQAAVRRHLDTLVTDGVVEAREQRVYGARTRGRPAKVFALTDCGRDAFDQSYDSLAADALRWIAQSAGGGEQGEAAVAAFARARMEAQAEAYRASVEAAAPGDRTEALARALTADGYAATAKSAPGPHSGEQLCQHHCPVAHVAGQFPQLCEAETEVFSRLLGTHVQRLATIAHGDGVCTTFIPRGAGTAQSNSSASASTAGRNPA; translated from the coding sequence GTGAAATACAGCGAACGGCTGACCGAGGCCCCCCAGGGGGAGCTCGCTACCGGGGAGCGGTCCACCCGCAACCGGGTCGCGCGCTCCATCCTGGACCACGGCCCGTCCACCGTCGCCGACCTCGCGGCGCGCCTCGGCCTCACCCAGGCCGCAGTCCGCCGCCACCTGGACACCCTGGTCACCGACGGCGTCGTCGAAGCCCGCGAACAGCGGGTCTACGGCGCGCGCACCCGGGGCCGGCCCGCCAAGGTCTTCGCCCTCACCGACTGCGGCCGCGACGCCTTCGACCAGTCGTACGACTCGCTCGCCGCGGACGCCCTGCGCTGGATCGCGCAGTCCGCCGGCGGCGGCGAACAGGGCGAGGCCGCCGTGGCCGCCTTCGCGCGGGCCCGCATGGAGGCGCAGGCCGAGGCCTACCGTGCGTCCGTCGAGGCCGCTGCCCCCGGGGACCGCACCGAGGCCCTCGCCAGGGCGCTGACCGCGGACGGGTACGCTGCCACGGCGAAGAGCGCTCCCGGTCCGCACAGCGGAGAACAGCTCTGCCAGCACCACTGCCCGGTGGCCCACGTAGCCGGGCAGTTCCCGCAGCTCTGCGAGGCGGAGACCGAGGTCTTCTCCCGCCTGCTCGGGACCCACGTGCAGCGCCTCGCCACCATCGCCCACGGCGACGGGGTGTGCACGACGTTCATCCCGCGTGGCGCGGGCACAGCACAGTCCAACTCATCAGCATCTGCAAGCACGGCCGGGAGGAACCCCGCATGA
- a CDS encoding ABC transporter ATP-binding protein yields the protein MSNDPAVEIRGLVKRYGPKTAVDGLDLTVRRGEVTAVLGPNGAGKTTTIETCEGYLRPDAGTVRVLGLDPVAEASALRPRIGVMLQSGGVYSGARAVEMLRHMARLYADPLDVPALVERLGLESCGRTPYRRLSGGQQQRLSLAMAVVGRPELVFLDEPTAGLDPQARRATWELVRELRADGVGVVLTTHHMDEAEQLADEVAIVDAGRVIAHGSPEQLCRGGAENTLRFTGRPALDLAALLKALPDGTQAAEILPGVYRVTGDIGPQMLATVTSWCAQHGVMPDGLSVERHTLEDVFLELTGKELRA from the coding sequence ATGAGCAACGACCCCGCCGTGGAGATCCGCGGACTGGTGAAGCGGTACGGCCCCAAGACGGCGGTGGACGGTCTCGACCTCACCGTGCGCCGGGGCGAGGTCACCGCCGTACTCGGCCCCAACGGCGCGGGCAAGACCACCACGATCGAGACGTGCGAGGGCTATCTGCGGCCCGACGCCGGGACGGTCCGCGTCCTCGGCCTCGACCCGGTCGCCGAGGCCTCGGCCCTGCGCCCCCGGATCGGCGTCATGCTCCAGTCCGGCGGCGTGTACTCCGGCGCCCGCGCCGTCGAGATGCTCCGCCACATGGCCCGGCTGTACGCCGACCCGCTCGACGTCCCGGCGCTCGTGGAGCGGCTGGGCCTGGAGAGCTGCGGCCGCACCCCCTACCGCCGCCTCTCGGGCGGCCAGCAGCAGCGGCTGTCACTGGCCATGGCCGTGGTGGGCCGCCCCGAGCTGGTCTTCCTGGACGAGCCCACCGCCGGTCTGGACCCGCAGGCCCGCCGGGCGACCTGGGAGCTCGTACGGGAGCTGCGCGCCGACGGGGTCGGCGTCGTCCTCACCACCCACCACATGGACGAGGCGGAGCAGCTGGCCGACGAGGTGGCGATCGTCGACGCCGGCCGGGTGATCGCCCACGGCAGCCCCGAGCAGCTGTGCCGCGGCGGCGCGGAGAACACCCTGCGCTTCACCGGCCGCCCCGCCCTCGACCTGGCCGCGCTGCTCAAGGCGCTGCCCGACGGCACCCAGGCCGCGGAGATCCTCCCAGGCGTGTACCGCGTGACCGGTGACATCGGCCCCCAGATGCTGGCGACCGTCACCTCCTGGTGCGCCCAGCACGGGGTGATGCCCGACGGCCTCTCGGTGGAGCGGCACACACTCGAAGACGTCTTCCTCGAACTGACCGGTAAGGAGCTGCGCGCATGA
- a CDS encoding ABC transporter permease, whose protein sequence is MSAGTFAPRPGAAPVSRMVLAQTALETRMLLRNGEQLLLTVVIPAMLLVLFSAVDIVSVPLDAARGEEAVDFLAPGVIALAVMSTAFTGQAIATGFDRRYGVLKRLGASPLPRWALMAAKTLCVLVTEVLQIALLTAIAFALGWSPQGGVLPAVLLVLLGTAAFSGLGLLMAGTLRAEATLAAANLVFLLLLVGGGVIVPVEKFPGAVQSVLGLLPITALSEGLREVLRYGAPMPWGDAAVLAAWAALGLGAAARFFRWE, encoded by the coding sequence ATGAGCGCCGGTACGTTCGCCCCCCGCCCGGGGGCCGCGCCCGTGTCCCGCATGGTCCTCGCGCAGACGGCGCTGGAGACGCGGATGCTGCTGCGCAACGGGGAGCAGCTCCTGCTGACCGTGGTGATCCCGGCGATGCTGCTCGTGCTGTTCTCGGCCGTCGACATCGTCTCCGTGCCGCTCGACGCGGCCCGCGGTGAGGAGGCCGTGGACTTCCTCGCGCCCGGCGTCATCGCGCTGGCGGTGATGTCGACCGCGTTCACCGGCCAGGCCATCGCCACCGGCTTCGACCGCCGCTACGGGGTGCTCAAGCGGCTCGGGGCCTCGCCGCTGCCGCGCTGGGCGCTGATGGCCGCCAAGACGCTGTGCGTGCTGGTCACCGAGGTGCTCCAGATCGCCCTGCTGACGGCGATCGCCTTCGCGCTGGGCTGGTCCCCGCAGGGCGGGGTGCTGCCGGCGGTGCTGCTGGTGCTGCTGGGCACGGCGGCGTTCTCGGGGCTGGGACTGCTGATGGCCGGCACGCTCAGGGCGGAGGCCACGCTGGCTGCCGCGAACCTGGTCTTCCTGCTCCTCCTGGTCGGCGGCGGGGTGATCGTGCCGGTCGAGAAGTTCCCCGGAGCGGTGCAGTCCGTCCTCGGGCTGCTGCCGATCACCGCGCTGTCGGAGGGGCTGCGGGAGGTGCTGCGGTACGGCGCGCCGATGCCGTGGGGCGACGCCGCCGTCCTCGCGGCGTGGGCCGCGCTGGGCCTCGGCGCCGCGGCCAGGTTCTTCCGCTGGGAGTGA
- a CDS encoding COX15/CtaA family protein produces MHKAPRTISAVLTPLAYLARRWTPSPRTVRRAAFAALLMSVAIVVTGGAVRLTGSGLGCDTWPKCTDDSLVATPEQGLHGAIEFGNRMLTYVLSAAVGWCILAARSAKPWRRSLTRLGWLQFAIVLANAVLGGITVMTGLNPYSVAGHFLLATALISVTVVTWHRTGEGDAPTRPRVPAPVRKLSWALLATTAVLIAAGTVVTGSGPHAGDSSEIKRMPLDWEATAHVHAIAAWLVCALAVAMWLVLRVVDAPEDTRARARDLLVVLLAQGAVGYVQFFTDLPEVLVAAHMLGSCLVWIAVLRVALSLRERPHLPAGAPAPAEASLSAA; encoded by the coding sequence TTGCACAAGGCGCCGCGTACGATAAGCGCCGTGTTGACCCCACTCGCTTACCTCGCGCGCCGCTGGACCCCGTCACCCCGGACCGTCCGGCGCGCCGCGTTCGCCGCCCTGCTCATGAGCGTGGCCATCGTCGTCACCGGCGGAGCCGTACGCCTGACCGGATCCGGCCTCGGCTGCGACACGTGGCCCAAGTGCACCGACGACAGCCTGGTGGCGACGCCGGAGCAGGGACTGCACGGGGCGATCGAGTTCGGCAACCGGATGCTGACGTACGTGCTGTCCGCTGCCGTGGGCTGGTGCATCCTCGCGGCGCGCTCGGCCAAGCCGTGGCGCCGCTCCCTCACCCGGCTCGGCTGGCTGCAGTTCGCCATCGTCCTGGCCAACGCGGTGCTCGGCGGGATCACCGTGATGACGGGCCTGAACCCGTACAGCGTCGCCGGGCACTTCCTGCTCGCCACCGCGCTGATCTCGGTCACCGTGGTGACCTGGCACCGCACCGGCGAGGGCGACGCCCCGACCCGGCCGCGGGTGCCCGCCCCGGTGCGCAAGCTGTCCTGGGCGCTGCTCGCGACGACCGCCGTGCTGATCGCCGCGGGCACGGTCGTGACCGGCTCCGGCCCGCACGCCGGCGACAGCAGCGAGATCAAGCGGATGCCGCTCGACTGGGAGGCCACGGCGCACGTCCACGCGATCGCCGCCTGGCTGGTGTGCGCGCTGGCGGTCGCGATGTGGCTGGTGCTGCGCGTGGTGGACGCCCCCGAGGACACCCGGGCCCGGGCCCGCGACCTGCTGGTGGTCCTGCTCGCGCAGGGCGCCGTCGGCTACGTCCAGTTCTTCACCGACCTGCCCGAGGTGCTGGTCGCGGCGCACATGCTCGGGTCCTGCCTGGTGTGGATCGCGGTCCTGCGCGTGGCGCTGAGCCTGCGCGAGCGGCCGCACCTCCCGGCCGGCGCCCCGGCCCCGGCCGAAGCGTCGCTCTCGGCGGCCTGA
- a CDS encoding heme o synthase: protein MTAVESRPSGVLGTSPGHRPFGARAMAFVALTKPRIIELLLITTVPVMFLAEQGVPSLWLVLATCFGGYMSAGGANALNMYIDRDIDALMDRTSQRPLVTGMVSPRECLVFGITLGVVSTVWFGLLVNWLSAALALGALLFYVVVYTMLLKRRTTQNIVWGGIAGCMPVLIGWSSVRNEVSWAAVILFLVIFFWTPPHYWPLSMKVADDYARVGVPMLPVVAGNRAVARQIVAYSWVMVAVSLLLTPLGYTGWFYTAVALAAGGWWLWEAHALHARAKAGVTGAKLKEMRLFHWSITYVSLLFVAVAVDPFLR, encoded by the coding sequence GTGACGGCCGTCGAATCCCGTCCATCGGGGGTGCTCGGGACGAGCCCCGGGCACCGGCCGTTCGGGGCCCGTGCCATGGCTTTTGTGGCTTTGACCAAGCCGAGGATCATCGAACTTCTGCTGATCACCACAGTGCCGGTGATGTTCCTCGCGGAGCAGGGCGTGCCCTCGCTCTGGCTGGTCCTGGCCACGTGCTTCGGCGGCTACATGTCCGCGGGCGGCGCCAACGCCCTGAACATGTACATCGACCGCGACATCGACGCGCTGATGGACCGCACCTCGCAGCGGCCGCTCGTGACCGGCATGGTCAGCCCGCGGGAGTGCCTCGTCTTCGGCATCACCCTCGGCGTGGTCTCCACGGTGTGGTTCGGACTGCTCGTCAACTGGCTGTCCGCCGCGCTCGCCCTCGGCGCGCTCCTCTTCTACGTCGTCGTCTACACGATGCTGCTGAAGCGGCGCACCACCCAGAACATCGTCTGGGGCGGCATCGCCGGATGCATGCCGGTGCTCATCGGCTGGTCCTCGGTCCGCAACGAGGTCTCCTGGGCCGCCGTCATCCTCTTCCTCGTCATCTTCTTCTGGACCCCGCCGCACTACTGGCCGCTGTCCATGAAGGTGGCCGACGACTACGCGCGCGTCGGCGTGCCCATGCTGCCGGTCGTCGCCGGCAACCGGGCCGTGGCGCGGCAGATCGTCGCCTACAGCTGGGTGATGGTCGCCGTCTCGCTGCTGCTCACCCCCCTGGGGTACACCGGCTGGTTCTACACGGCGGTCGCGCTGGCGGCCGGCGGCTGGTGGCTGTGGGAGGCGCACGCGCTGCACGCGCGCGCCAAGGCGGGCGTGACCGGCGCGAAGCTGAAGGAGATGCGCCTGTTCCACTGGTCCATCACCTACGTGTCGCTCCTGTTCGTGGCCGTGGCCGTGGATCCCTTCCTCCGCTGA
- the tkt gene encoding transketolase, translated as MSTKPTTTELDWTELDQRAVDTARILAADAVQKVGNGHPGTAMSLAPAAYTLFQKVMRHDPADPEWVGRDRFVLSAGHSSLTLYTQLYLAGFGLELDDLKSFRTWGSKTPGHPEYGHTAGVETTTGPLGQGVANAVGMAMAARYERGLFDPEAAPGASPFDHMVYAIAGDGCLQEGISAEASSLAGHQKLGNLVLLWDDNHISIEGDTETAVSEDTLKRYEAYGWHVQRIEQQANGDIDPAALYAALAAAKAETERPSFIAMRSIIAWPAPHAQNTEAAHGSALGDDEVAATKRVLGFDPEQAFEVSDEVIAHTRKALDRGREAKAEWEKDFSAWRTANPERAAAFDRINANELPEGWEDALPVFEPGSSVATRAASGKVLQALGAVIPELWGGSADLAGSNNTTIDKNSSFLPKGNPLPEADPYGRTIHFGIREHAMAAAMNGIALHGHTRIYGGTFLVFSDYMRNAVRLSALMHLPVTYVWTHDSIGLGEDGPTHQPIEHLASLRAIPGLALVRPADANETAVAWREILRRHTKVFGKGTPHGLALTRQGVPVYEPNEDAAKGGYVLFEAEGGEPQVVLIGTGSEVQLAVAAREALQAEGIPTRVVSMPSVEWFEEQDQAYKDGVLPPSVKARVAVEAGIGLTWHRYVGDAGRIVSLEHFGASADAKVLFREFGFTPEAVTAAAKESLEAAAR; from the coding sequence GTGAGCACGAAGCCGACGACCACAGAGCTCGATTGGACCGAACTGGACCAGCGCGCGGTGGACACCGCCCGCATCCTGGCCGCGGACGCGGTCCAGAAGGTCGGAAACGGCCACCCCGGCACGGCCATGAGCCTGGCCCCCGCCGCTTACACGCTCTTCCAGAAGGTGATGCGGCACGACCCGGCCGACCCCGAGTGGGTCGGCCGCGATCGTTTCGTGCTCTCCGCCGGACACTCCTCGCTGACCCTCTACACCCAGCTGTACCTGGCCGGCTTCGGCCTGGAGCTGGACGACCTCAAGTCGTTCCGCACCTGGGGCTCGAAGACCCCGGGCCACCCGGAGTACGGCCACACGGCCGGCGTCGAGACCACCACCGGCCCGCTGGGCCAGGGCGTCGCCAACGCGGTGGGCATGGCCATGGCCGCCCGCTACGAGCGCGGCCTGTTCGACCCCGAGGCCGCCCCGGGCGCCTCCCCCTTCGACCACATGGTGTACGCCATCGCCGGCGACGGCTGCCTCCAGGAGGGCATCTCCGCCGAGGCGTCCTCGCTCGCGGGACACCAGAAGCTCGGCAACCTCGTCCTGCTGTGGGACGACAACCACATCTCCATCGAGGGCGACACGGAGACGGCCGTCTCCGAGGACACCCTCAAGCGGTACGAGGCCTACGGCTGGCACGTCCAGCGCATCGAGCAGCAGGCCAACGGCGACATCGACCCCGCCGCCCTGTACGCGGCCCTGGCCGCCGCCAAGGCCGAGACGGAGCGCCCGTCCTTCATCGCGATGCGCTCGATCATCGCCTGGCCGGCCCCGCACGCCCAGAACACCGAGGCCGCCCACGGCTCCGCCCTCGGCGACGACGAGGTCGCGGCCACCAAGCGCGTCCTCGGCTTCGACCCGGAGCAGGCCTTCGAGGTCTCCGACGAGGTCATCGCCCACACCCGCAAGGCGCTGGACCGCGGCCGCGAGGCCAAGGCCGAGTGGGAGAAGGACTTCTCCGCCTGGCGCACCGCCAACCCGGAGCGCGCCGCCGCGTTCGACCGGATCAACGCGAACGAGCTGCCCGAGGGCTGGGAGGACGCGCTCCCCGTCTTCGAGCCCGGCTCCTCCGTCGCCACCCGCGCCGCCTCCGGCAAGGTCCTGCAGGCGCTCGGCGCCGTCATCCCGGAGCTGTGGGGCGGCTCGGCCGACCTGGCCGGCTCGAACAACACCACCATCGACAAGAACTCCTCGTTCCTGCCGAAGGGCAACCCGCTGCCGGAGGCCGACCCGTACGGCCGCACCATCCACTTCGGCATCCGCGAGCACGCCATGGCCGCGGCCATGAACGGCATCGCCCTGCACGGCCACACCCGCATCTACGGCGGCACCTTCCTGGTGTTCTCCGACTACATGCGCAACGCGGTCCGCCTGTCCGCCCTGATGCACCTGCCGGTCACCTACGTGTGGACGCACGACTCGATCGGCCTCGGCGAGGACGGCCCGACCCACCAGCCGATCGAGCACCTCGCCTCGCTGCGCGCCATCCCGGGCCTCGCGCTGGTCCGCCCGGCCGACGCCAACGAGACGGCCGTCGCCTGGCGCGAGATCCTGCGCCGCCACACCAAGGTGTTCGGCAAGGGCACCCCGCACGGCCTGGCCCTCACCCGCCAGGGCGTCCCCGTGTACGAGCCGAACGAGGACGCCGCCAAGGGCGGCTACGTCCTCTTCGAGGCCGAGGGCGGCGAGCCGCAGGTCGTGCTCATCGGCACCGGCTCCGAGGTCCAGCTCGCCGTCGCAGCCCGCGAGGCGCTCCAGGCCGAGGGCATCCCGACCCGCGTGGTGTCGATGCCGTCCGTCGAGTGGTTCGAGGAGCAGGACCAGGCCTACAAGGACGGCGTGCTGCCGCCGTCCGTCAAGGCCCGTGTCGCGGTCGAGGCGGGCATCGGCCTGACCTGGCACCGCTACGTCGGGGACGCGGGCCGGATCGTCTCGCTGGAGCACTTCGGCGCCTCCGCCGACGCGAAGGTGCTGTTCCGCGAGTTCGGCTTCACCCCGGAGGCCGTGACCGCCGCCGCCAAGGAATCCCTCGAAGCCGCCGCGCGCTGA